The following coding sequences lie in one Chelonia mydas isolate rCheMyd1 chromosome 6, rCheMyd1.pri.v2, whole genome shotgun sequence genomic window:
- the LOC102938586 gene encoding LOW QUALITY PROTEIN: erythroblast NAD(P)(+)--arginine ADP-ribosyltransferase (The sequence of the model RefSeq protein was modified relative to this genomic sequence to represent the inferred CDS: inserted 1 base in 1 codon; substituted 2 bases at 2 genomic stop codons) produces MKRRLPSLLEEELEENQHFHEAWDQAKEMWLQMENQAIFPXTLRALYSVAVFTYSLEDPPLYQSFNLAARTAWKSPQADAGFPFKSLHFLLTQTAKRLGTKEPSCAKVXRGTKVKFSIQGLFRFGQFTSTSEKRQAAEEFGHTTFFVPVSCXGFPVGNLSRFPWAEETVVPPYERFQVTGVKETPREKMVHAKSVGVCSNHNCEKGEGEAARRDVSYGRPPGR; encoded by the exons ATGAAACGGCGCCTCCCATCCCTGCTGgaagaggagctggaggagaaccAGCACTTCCATGAGGCATGGGACCAAGCCAAGGAGATGTGGCTGCAGATGGAGAACCAAGCAATCTTCCCCTAGACGTTGAGGGCCCTCTACAGCGTCGCTGTCTTCACCTACTCTTTGGAAGATCCACCACTCTACCAGTCGTTCAACCTGGCGGCCAGAACGGCATGGAAGAGCCCCCAGGCAGATGCTGGCTTTCCCTTCAAGTCCTTGCATTTCCTTCTGACCCAGACGGCCAAGAGGCTAGGAACCAAGGAGCCCAGTTGTGCCAAAGTCTAGAGAGGAACCAAGGTGAAGTTCTCCATCCAGGGTTTGTTCCGCTTCGGTCAGTTCACTTCCACCTCGGAGAAGAGGCAGGCGGCGGAGGAATTTGGACACACGACCTTCTTCGTGCCGGTCTCGT CAGGGTTCCCTGTGGGGAATCTGTCCCGCTTCCCATGGGCAGAGGAGACGGTGGTGCCGCCCTACGAGAGGTTCCAGGTCACCGGGGTCAAGGAGACGCCAAGGGAGAAGATGGTGCATGCCAAGTCGGTGGGCGTCTGCAGCAACCATAACTGCGAGAAAGGTGAGGGGGAGGCCGCGAGGAGGGACGTGAGTTATGGAAGGCCACCAGGGAGATAA
- the LOC119566232 gene encoding NAD(P)(+)--arginine ADP-ribosyltransferase 2-like → MWQHLPSLMKKELTKNKKFDQAWNRAKNEWLRKTNTFIFPNTKKAFCGVAVVAYTLNDPPLYKDFNAATRTGWTGSPAYASYPFKAFHFLLTQAPREIWGIKPSCGTVYRGTDIKFSISGLFRFGQFTSTSKSSKVAAGFSEKTLFVLVSCTGYALRDLSHYVKEQEVLVLPSEMFQVTNVQPTAQGHTVHAKSAGVCCNHNCAYVGRGDPHVKRCPPHQVLHL, encoded by the exons ATGTGGCAGCATCTCCCATCCCTGATGAAAAAGGAGCTGACCAAGAACAAGAAGTTTGACCAGGCTTGGAACAGGGCCAAGAACGAGTGGCTGAGGAAGACGAATACGTTCATCTTCCCCAACACAAAGAAAGCTTTCTGCGGCGTCGCTGTGGTGGCCTACACCTTAAACGACCCGCCTCTGTACAAGGACTTCAACGCGGCCACCAGGACGGGCTGGACGGGATCCCCTGCCTACGCCAGCTACCCCTTCAAGGCCTTTCATTTCCTGCTGACCCAGGCGCCCAGAGAGATATGGGGGATAAAGCCCAGTTGTGGCACCGTCTACAGAGGAACCGACATAAAATTCTCCATCAGCGGCTTGTTCCGCTTCGGCCAGTTCACCTCCACCTCAAAGAGCTCGAAGGTGGCGGCCGGATTCAGCGAAAAGACCCTCTTTGTGCTGGTTTCCTGCACGGGGTACGCGCTTCGGGACCTGTCCCACTACGTTAAAGAACAAGAGGTCCTGGTGCTGCCCTCCGAGATGTTCCAGGTCACCAATGTCCAGCCGACCGCGCAGGGGCACACTGTCCACGCCAAGTCGGCGGGGGTGTGCTGCAACCACAACTGCGCCTACGTGGGGAGAG GAGACCCCCATGTGAAGAGATGCCCTCCTCACCAAG TGCTGCATTTGTGA